In Victivallaceae bacterium, a single window of DNA contains:
- the glmM gene encoding phosphoglucosamine mutase produces MNKVLFGTDGVRGRVNRFPMLVEIALLLGKAVASVLHSGHGRRRIVVGKDTRLSGYMFENALIAGLNSMGAETLVLGPIPTPGVAFITRAYRADAGIVISASHNPFYDNGIKIFSSEGFKISDSMERLIETIVHENNFDDFPKDAEIGKNKRVTDASGRYIEHVKATFCKGRNLKGLRIFLDCANGAAYKVAPSVLEELDAEVHVVGEKPNGTNINENCGSLHPSVIQKGVIENGAHVGIALDGDGDRIVMVDEKGHIVDGDTILAICAQDLKKKGLLKNNKVVVTVMTNFGVLQFLKQQGVKVITSQVGDRHVLQEMLQNEAFLGGEQSGHLIFLDYNTTGDGIVSALQVLRIMTESDSTLSDLTANVCKTPQTLLNVSVRQKTPFQDLPKVSEVIKDVEKTLGKHGRVLVRYSGTENLCRIMIEAQKKKETDLWAQTIADVIVDEIGMETASVV; encoded by the coding sequence ATTAATAAGGTTTTATTCGGTACTGATGGAGTACGGGGAAGAGTCAATCGATTTCCTATGCTCGTTGAAATTGCTTTGTTGTTGGGAAAAGCCGTAGCTTCCGTTTTGCATAGCGGTCATGGTCGTCGTAGGATCGTGGTTGGTAAAGATACCAGATTATCGGGATATATGTTCGAAAATGCTTTGATTGCGGGACTCAATTCCATGGGGGCGGAAACGTTGGTTTTGGGCCCTATTCCTACTCCTGGAGTAGCTTTTATTACTCGAGCTTATCGTGCGGATGCAGGGATAGTGATTTCCGCTTCACATAATCCGTTTTATGATAACGGTATAAAGATTTTTTCTTCTGAGGGATTTAAAATTTCGGATTCCATGGAACGACTGATTGAAACAATTGTTCATGAGAATAATTTTGACGACTTTCCTAAAGATGCTGAAATAGGTAAAAATAAACGGGTTACCGATGCTTCGGGGCGATATATCGAACATGTAAAAGCTACTTTTTGCAAAGGCAGAAATTTAAAAGGTCTTAGAATTTTTTTAGATTGCGCCAACGGAGCGGCTTATAAAGTAGCTCCCTCGGTTTTGGAAGAATTGGATGCTGAAGTACATGTTGTGGGCGAGAAGCCGAACGGTACGAATATCAATGAGAATTGCGGTTCCTTACATCCTTCGGTTATTCAAAAAGGGGTAATAGAAAACGGTGCTCATGTCGGGATAGCCCTTGACGGTGACGGCGATAGAATCGTAATGGTTGATGAAAAAGGACACATTGTTGATGGAGATACCATTTTAGCTATTTGTGCACAGGATTTAAAGAAAAAGGGTCTTTTGAAAAATAATAAGGTTGTTGTTACGGTAATGACGAATTTCGGAGTGCTGCAGTTTTTGAAGCAACAGGGCGTTAAGGTTATCACTTCTCAGGTAGGAGATCGGCACGTTCTTCAGGAAATGCTTCAAAATGAGGCTTTTCTGGGAGGAGAACAGAGCGGGCATTTGATTTTTTTGGACTATAATACTACGGGTGATGGAATAGTATCCGCTTTACAAGTTTTAAGAATTATGACTGAAAGCGATTCTACGTTATCCGATCTAACGGCGAATGTTTGTAAAACTCCTCAAACTTTACTGAACGTATCTGTTCGCCAGAAAACTCCTTTTCAGGATTTACCGAAAGTTTCTGAAGTCATCAAGGATGTTGAAAAAACATTGGGTAAACATGGTCGGGTTTTGGTTCGTTATTCGGGAACTGAAAATTTATGCAGAATTATGATAGAAGCTCAAAAGAAAAAAGAGACTGATTTGTGGGCTCAAACGATAGCGGATGTTATTGTTGATGAAATCGGTATGGAAACGGCGTCGGTAGTGTAG
- the glmS gene encoding glutamine--fructose-6-phosphate transaminase (isomerizing): protein MCGIFAYSGKREAVSVVLEGLERLEYRGYDSSGIATIHNSELVYCKEVGKVINLQKSMSEKDWKSHIAIAHTRWATHGVPTQINAHPQFDDCFRCAVVHNGIIENYCEIKQWLTERDVIFRSDTDSESIAQLIGFFYKGNFLEAMRQACGMLKGSFAFAVMHKDHPDELICIAKESPLVIGIGDSEVFVASDLKAFAKYTEQMFVLRFSEIAVIKSGKVFVYNEFFEPMDKEIREIRTNDKDLCKGTFRHYMLKEIFEQPDVLEHILNKHVLKKGSEEPVLSHNFLCDVPLDKIKRIRIIACGSSYHAGLAASYFYEMLVKVTVLVETSSEFLYREPYVSEEDFVILISQSGETADTLAVLRYLRKLNVFYILGLCNVETSSLAMEVDSCLFLEAGPEIGVASTKAFTAQVLLLILFGLKLAVIKEILNSDELTEWLIDLLRLPEQCHAIVTDHRLELVAKKYVLYDHFFLLGRRLMYPVALESALKLKEIAYVNANAYPAGEMKHGPIALISKGTPVFAFCGDSKVREKTVSNLMETGSRGAKIVLFSSQKDSHSCAEDAICIPENRSVCNVILYSVVGQLLAYNIALDRGTDIDCPRNLAKSVTVE from the coding sequence ATGTGCGGAATTTTTGCTTATTCAGGAAAAAGAGAAGCGGTCTCGGTAGTTTTGGAGGGACTCGAACGTTTGGAATATCGAGGGTATGATTCTTCCGGTATTGCGACGATCCACAACAGCGAATTGGTCTATTGTAAGGAGGTGGGGAAGGTAATCAATCTTCAGAAGTCCATGTCTGAGAAAGATTGGAAGAGCCATATTGCTATAGCTCATACCCGTTGGGCAACTCACGGTGTTCCGACGCAAATCAATGCTCATCCCCAGTTCGATGATTGTTTCCGGTGTGCCGTAGTGCATAACGGGATTATTGAAAATTATTGCGAGATAAAACAATGGTTAACTGAGCGAGATGTTATTTTTCGATCCGATACGGACTCGGAGTCTATTGCACAGCTCATAGGTTTTTTCTATAAAGGAAATTTTTTGGAAGCTATGAGGCAAGCTTGCGGGATGTTAAAAGGAAGTTTTGCTTTCGCGGTCATGCATAAAGATCATCCGGATGAGTTGATTTGTATCGCGAAGGAAAGCCCCCTAGTAATAGGTATCGGTGACAGTGAGGTTTTTGTTGCGTCCGATTTAAAGGCTTTCGCTAAATATACGGAACAAATGTTCGTTTTGCGTTTTTCCGAAATAGCCGTTATCAAATCCGGTAAGGTTTTTGTTTACAACGAATTCTTTGAACCGATGGACAAAGAAATAAGAGAAATTCGAACGAATGATAAGGATCTTTGTAAGGGTACTTTTCGTCATTATATGTTAAAGGAAATTTTTGAACAGCCGGATGTTTTAGAACATATTTTAAATAAACATGTTTTGAAAAAAGGATCTGAGGAACCGGTATTGTCACATAATTTTTTATGTGATGTCCCTCTTGATAAAATAAAACGTATTCGAATTATTGCTTGCGGTTCGTCCTATCATGCCGGTTTGGCAGCTTCCTATTTTTATGAAATGTTGGTCAAAGTCACTGTTCTTGTTGAAACGTCTTCGGAATTTTTATACAGAGAGCCGTATGTATCTGAAGAAGATTTCGTAATTCTCATCAGTCAATCCGGTGAGACTGCAGACACATTAGCCGTATTAAGATATCTTCGTAAACTTAATGTATTTTATATCCTGGGTCTTTGTAATGTGGAAACGTCCTCTTTGGCTATGGAAGTAGATTCCTGTTTATTTCTTGAAGCAGGTCCGGAGATAGGAGTTGCTTCTACCAAAGCATTTACGGCGCAGGTGCTTTTATTGATATTATTCGGTCTTAAATTGGCAGTTATTAAAGAAATTTTGAATTCCGATGAACTCACTGAATGGTTGATCGATTTATTGCGTTTACCGGAACAGTGCCATGCCATCGTTACGGATCATCGACTGGAACTCGTTGCCAAAAAATATGTTCTATATGATCATTTCTTCTTGCTTGGTCGTCGTTTGATGTATCCCGTCGCTCTTGAAAGTGCGCTTAAATTGAAAGAAATAGCTTACGTTAATGCTAATGCTTATCCGGCGGGAGAAATGAAGCACGGCCCGATTGCTTTGATCAGTAAAGGTACTCCCGTATTTGCCTTTTGCGGAGATTCGAAAGTTCGTGAAAAGACTGTCAGTAATCTCATGGAAACGGGATCTCGAGGAGCTAAGATTGTATTGTTCTCTTCTCAAAAGGATAGTCATTCCTGTGCTGAGGACGCGATTTGCATTCCTGAAAATAGGTCGGTTTGTAATGTCATTTTATATTCCGTTGTCGGTCAGTTATTGGCTTATAATATAGCTCTCGACAGAGGTACGGATATAGATTGTCCCAGAAACTTGGCCAAATCCGTCACTGTTGAATAG
- a CDS encoding aromatic amino acid transport family protein, with protein MLKSKIFGATMLVAGTAIGAGVLAVPLLVADGGFFPSIIWYLVSCFFAVFSGYCVLEVTNWDKEKAGANFASLTKLSMGSVGKILFTSVYILFLYAILVAYFCEGGNLLFRVFGNAISSASFDGTGYRFIGPLLFFGLMFFFVSSGIKVADRFNRILVVGLILSFLLFCVLGFTDIRFDLLKHCSWESSLRGFPVLFLSFGYQLVIPSLFYYLDRSIKQVKKAIILGVTVPLGCYIIWNLLVLGVVPLDLLHHSLESGHTAAMALKLSLSSPAFYVAGECFAFFALTSSFIGVSVGFIDFLADELKWDKKCKKLQLLILIFGIPLSLSIIYPDLVLKCLHYGAGTGAALLTGIFPILMVWLGRGKRCSLGKQKVLPGGNFMLLILLVIVMFDLFIIGFK; from the coding sequence ATGTTAAAAAGTAAGATATTCGGAGCTACGATGCTCGTGGCTGGAACGGCTATCGGAGCTGGAGTTTTAGCCGTTCCTTTGCTTGTTGCCGATGGTGGTTTTTTTCCTAGTATAATCTGGTATCTCGTTTCCTGTTTTTTTGCCGTTTTCAGTGGTTATTGTGTTCTGGAGGTTACAAACTGGGATAAAGAAAAAGCAGGAGCAAACTTTGCCTCTCTTACGAAATTATCTATGGGTTCCGTTGGAAAAATTTTATTCACCAGCGTCTATATTTTATTTTTATATGCAATTTTAGTTGCTTACTTTTGTGAGGGCGGAAATTTGTTATTCCGTGTTTTCGGAAATGCGATTTCTTCAGCATCTTTCGATGGGACCGGTTATCGTTTTATAGGGCCTTTGTTGTTCTTCGGTTTAATGTTTTTCTTCGTCTCTTCCGGAATTAAAGTAGCCGATCGATTTAATCGTATTTTAGTCGTCGGGTTGATTTTGTCTTTTCTATTATTTTGTGTTTTAGGCTTTACGGATATTCGCTTTGATTTATTAAAGCATTGTTCATGGGAATCTTCTTTGAGAGGATTTCCCGTACTTTTTCTTTCTTTTGGCTACCAACTTGTGATTCCTTCTTTGTTCTATTACTTGGATCGTAGTATTAAACAAGTTAAAAAGGCGATTATTTTAGGAGTTACCGTTCCTTTAGGTTGTTATATTATTTGGAATCTTTTGGTTTTAGGAGTCGTCCCTCTGGATTTATTGCATCATTCATTGGAATCGGGACATACTGCTGCAATGGCCTTAAAGTTATCGCTGAGTTCCCCCGCTTTTTACGTAGCGGGTGAGTGTTTTGCTTTTTTTGCTTTGACTTCTTCATTTATCGGAGTATCCGTTGGATTTATCGATTTTCTGGCCGATGAGTTAAAATGGGATAAAAAATGTAAGAAATTACAGCTGCTTATATTGATTTTCGGTATTCCCTTAAGTTTATCGATCATTTATCCTGATCTGGTATTGAAATGTCTTCATTACGGCGCCGGAACAGGAGCCGCCTTATTAACGGGAATTTTTCCTATTCTTATGGTTTGGTTAGGTAGGGGCAAGCGATGTTCTCTAGGTAAGCAAAAAGTACTGCCTGGAGGCAATTTCATGTTACTTATACTTTTAGTGATTGTAATGTTCGATTTGTTTATTATCGGTTTTAAATAA
- a CDS encoding Bax inhibitor-1/YccA family protein has translation MKLYSHNNLNKDGLVSGTFASRVYGWMTLGLSVTAGITGLLSYTGFYKTLYPYWWLWCLGTLGVSLWISRKINTLSVQGVMGLFIAYSVLEGLFFGTVIPGYAATYGGGVVWAAFLSAAGIFAIAALYGTFTHSDMTGLGRIFSLGLFALIGLSIIYFIVSLFVVLPMFYLLICYLGLVMFVGLSAYDAQTIKRMSLQADINSSLSYKLALVMALRMYINVIMIFWYLLQIFASSSKNK, from the coding sequence ATGAAGTTGTATAGTCATAATAATTTAAATAAAGATGGTTTGGTTTCGGGGACTTTTGCGTCCAGAGTTTATGGCTGGATGACTTTAGGGTTATCCGTTACGGCAGGAATCACCGGTTTGTTAAGTTACACTGGTTTTTATAAGACATTATATCCTTACTGGTGGTTGTGGTGTTTAGGTACTTTGGGAGTTTCCTTATGGATTAGTCGTAAGATAAATACCCTGTCGGTTCAAGGAGTGATGGGATTATTTATCGCGTATTCCGTTTTGGAAGGATTGTTTTTTGGGACGGTTATTCCCGGCTATGCAGCTACTTATGGGGGAGGTGTCGTTTGGGCAGCCTTTTTAAGTGCTGCCGGTATTTTTGCTATAGCCGCGCTTTACGGAACTTTTACGCATAGCGATATGACTGGACTGGGTCGTATTTTCTCTCTCGGTTTATTTGCTTTGATCGGACTATCAATCATTTATTTTATAGTTTCGTTATTCGTTGTGCTTCCTATGTTTTATCTTTTGATATGTTATTTGGGACTTGTGATGTTTGTCGGATTATCGGCTTATGATGCTCAGACGATTAAACGCATGAGTTTACAAGCGGATATAAATTCTTCGTTATCATACAAATTAGCCTTGGTAATGGCATTGAGAATGTATATCAATGTAATAATGATATTTTGGTATCTGCTTCAGATTTTTGCGTCTTCAAGCAAAAATAAATAA
- the ftsY gene encoding signal recognition particle-docking protein FtsY, whose amino-acid sequence MFNFFRVKLKNIFGKKIDDSFLDRAEQLLYEADFGSGLVELIIEHLRHKTRKIDTEDKLFRELAEFLFGIIRTQDDSPLIENPEIYLMLGSNGSGKTTTIAKLANRFLKKNLSVLFVGADTFRAAATEQLEFWSKKLNCPIIKGAIGGDPAAVACDGIKTALVKRYDVVLIDTSGRLHSNYDLMQELNKIIRVCTKSLEGRPFKTLLTIDASLGNNATEQARFFHEAHPLTGLVLTKTDGSSKGGTVFNIYHTLKIPTLYIGNGEEISDLQTFHPETFINKLLISTP is encoded by the coding sequence ATGTTCAATTTTTTCAGAGTCAAATTAAAAAATATTTTCGGAAAAAAGATTGATGACTCTTTCCTTGATAGAGCCGAACAATTGCTTTATGAAGCCGATTTCGGTTCCGGTTTGGTTGAGTTAATCATCGAGCATTTACGTCATAAAACCAGAAAAATCGATACCGAAGACAAACTCTTTAGAGAACTCGCAGAGTTTCTTTTCGGAATTATAAGAACACAAGACGACTCCCCTTTAATCGAAAATCCCGAGATCTATCTCATGCTGGGAAGCAACGGATCCGGTAAAACAACAACGATAGCTAAACTTGCCAACCGTTTTCTTAAAAAAAATCTTAGCGTACTTTTTGTCGGAGCCGATACTTTTAGGGCCGCAGCTACCGAACAGTTGGAATTTTGGTCAAAAAAATTGAATTGTCCGATAATTAAAGGTGCCATAGGAGGAGATCCGGCCGCTGTAGCATGCGACGGTATCAAAACCGCTTTAGTCAAGCGCTATGACGTCGTTTTGATTGATACTTCAGGTAGGTTGCATTCAAACTATGATCTCATGCAAGAATTGAATAAAATAATTAGGGTTTGCACGAAATCTTTAGAAGGTCGTCCCTTTAAAACACTCCTAACGATTGACGCCTCGTTAGGCAACAACGCTACCGAACAAGCCCGATTCTTTCATGAAGCTCACCCACTCACAGGTCTGGTGCTCACAAAAACGGACGGTTCCTCAAAAGGAGGGACCGTCTTCAATATTTATCACACCTTAAAAATTCCGACTCTTTATATAGGCAACGGTGAAGAAATAAGTGATCTACAAACTTTTCACCCGGAAACTTTCATTAATAAATTACTCATATCTACGCCTTAA
- a CDS encoding DegQ family serine endoprotease, translating into MNKSDSRILVFFLFIFLGMQVISSSNHLLAAKQVESSQENLLKEISGGFSRIAKQATPAVVCIESFPQSKNDYGLRNGPSRHKGSYENPFDYFNDEFFNRFFGLQSPQERPSPREAVRGTGFIVTSNGYIMTNNHVVDNSGKINVTLHDGRKYPASIIGLDPKTDLAVIKIEALDLPYLTFGNSDKIEVGDWAIAIGNPFGLQATVTVGVISAKGRNQLHIADFEDFIQTDAAINPGNSGGPLLNINGQVIGINTAIFSGTGGYLGIGFAIPSLMVSRVMDQLIKDGQVTRGFLGVTLQPIDADLADFYKLDKIKGVLVTDVVKGSPADKAGIRQEDIIIACNGKEIESLSSFRNAIALMSPKSRIVLKIYREGKIIDVPVTIISAPGDEIIAPLEKIGVKVQVLTPELAHQFGFNVQKGLYVAAVEPDSQAALAGVKAGQLILAVNRKKVISLEDLENAIKDAKDKKILLMLGQEDVVRFVALTLED; encoded by the coding sequence ATGAACAAATCCGATTCCAGGATCTTAGTATTTTTCTTATTTATCTTTTTAGGAATGCAAGTTATTTCTTCTTCGAATCATTTGCTGGCGGCCAAACAAGTCGAGTCATCCCAGGAAAACTTATTGAAAGAAATTTCCGGAGGATTTTCCAGGATAGCCAAACAAGCCACTCCCGCTGTAGTTTGTATTGAAAGTTTTCCTCAGTCTAAAAACGATTATGGGTTGAGAAACGGTCCATCCCGACATAAAGGGTCTTATGAAAATCCTTTCGATTATTTTAATGATGAATTTTTCAATCGTTTTTTCGGACTTCAGTCTCCTCAAGAGAGACCTTCTCCAAGAGAAGCTGTTAGAGGCACGGGTTTTATCGTTACTTCAAACGGCTATATTATGACTAATAATCATGTGGTAGATAATTCCGGTAAAATTAACGTAACTTTACACGACGGCAGAAAATATCCGGCTTCAATTATAGGTTTGGATCCTAAAACGGATTTGGCAGTTATTAAGATAGAAGCTTTGGATCTGCCTTATCTTACTTTCGGCAATTCCGATAAAATAGAGGTAGGTGATTGGGCCATAGCTATAGGAAATCCTTTCGGTTTACAAGCTACTGTGACGGTCGGAGTCATAAGTGCCAAGGGCAGGAATCAATTGCATATAGCTGATTTTGAAGATTTTATTCAGACCGATGCGGCTATTAATCCGGGTAATTCCGGAGGACCGCTTCTGAACATCAACGGGCAGGTTATCGGGATTAATACGGCTATATTCAGTGGAACAGGCGGTTATTTAGGAATAGGTTTTGCAATTCCGAGTTTAATGGTAAGTCGTGTTATGGATCAGCTTATCAAAGATGGTCAAGTTACGAGAGGTTTTTTAGGGGTAACCTTACAGCCGATAGATGCCGATCTGGCCGATTTTTACAAATTGGACAAAATAAAAGGAGTTTTGGTAACTGATGTCGTGAAGGGATCGCCTGCCGATAAAGCCGGTATTAGACAAGAAGATATTATTATTGCCTGCAATGGGAAAGAAATCGAAAGTTTAAGTTCTTTCAGAAATGCGATTGCCTTAATGTCGCCTAAATCTCGTATTGTTTTAAAAATATATCGAGAAGGTAAGATTATTGATGTACCGGTTACGATTATTTCTGCTCCCGGAGATGAAATTATCGCTCCTTTAGAGAAGATCGGTGTTAAAGTTCAAGTTTTAACGCCTGAATTGGCTCATCAGTTCGGTTTTAATGTACAAAAAGGCTTATACGTAGCTGCAGTAGAACCGGATAGTCAAGCGGCGTTGGCCGGAGTGAAAGCAGGTCAATTGATTTTGGCGGTTAATCGTAAAAAAGTCATTTCATTGGAAGACCTCGAAAATGCCATCAAAGATGCAAAAGACAAAAAAATCCTCTTAATGTTAGGTCAGGAAGACGTAGTCCGATTCGTTGCACTTACTCTAGAGGATTAA
- a CDS encoding M20/M25/M40 family metallo-hydrolase, whose translation MNYQDIFDEEKSVFLDDFFTFLKFRTISSNYPKTSEEMFACVDFIQTYLEGVFSTELWETEEHPPVLFAYNTEAGPDKKTLLLYMHYDVQPIEPLDEWKSEPFDPELRDGYVYSRGASDNKGQCFYTLFACKEFFKKHGKFPINIKIIIDGEEEIGSPGLGKLLEKKEESIRADELFIVDGGFNSEEAPRISLGARGLVNIIVNVTESNSDLHSGSLGGAAYNPNRALIKMLASLHDENNRVCVKGFYDDVIPLSKQEMTLLCMDNQEESCFSAFGFHPSGMEKNYSVYEAIFLRPTLEICGIGGGYTGPGFKTVIPKMATAYLSCRLVPNQVPERIGKAVINHLLKVLPKGLKMTSEIRDGASLGWHNTENISAITQKLSGIYEKLFGAPCKYTLMGGSIPIALDLAASSKARPVICGVSFNQDNIHAPNEKFSLSQLRRGFLSICMLLESEVD comes from the coding sequence ATGAATTATCAAGACATCTTCGACGAAGAAAAATCCGTTTTTCTGGATGATTTTTTTACCTTTTTGAAATTTCGTACCATATCTTCGAATTATCCTAAAACTTCCGAAGAGATGTTTGCTTGTGTCGATTTTATCCAAACTTATTTGGAAGGCGTTTTTTCGACAGAATTATGGGAAACCGAGGAGCATCCACCAGTCTTATTTGCTTATAATACCGAAGCGGGTCCGGATAAAAAAACCTTACTCCTGTACATGCATTATGACGTTCAGCCTATAGAACCTTTGGATGAGTGGAAGTCCGAACCTTTCGATCCTGAACTTCGCGACGGTTATGTCTACTCTCGAGGAGCTTCAGACAATAAAGGACAATGTTTTTATACCCTTTTTGCTTGCAAAGAATTTTTTAAAAAGCATGGAAAATTTCCGATTAACATAAAGATCATTATTGACGGAGAAGAAGAAATAGGAAGCCCTGGGTTAGGCAAACTATTGGAAAAAAAAGAAGAATCGATTAGAGCTGATGAATTGTTCATTGTGGATGGAGGTTTCAATTCTGAAGAAGCCCCGAGAATCAGCTTGGGTGCACGAGGATTAGTCAATATAATCGTCAACGTGACCGAAAGCAATAGTGATTTACACTCTGGAAGTCTGGGAGGTGCTGCTTATAATCCCAACCGAGCTCTCATTAAAATGCTTGCTTCTCTTCATGATGAAAATAATCGCGTTTGCGTGAAAGGATTTTACGATGATGTCATTCCTCTCTCAAAACAAGAAATGACTCTATTATGCATGGATAACCAGGAGGAAAGCTGTTTCTCTGCTTTCGGTTTTCACCCTTCTGGGATGGAAAAAAATTATTCCGTTTACGAGGCGATATTTTTAAGACCGACTTTGGAAATCTGCGGAATAGGAGGCGGATATACAGGTCCCGGCTTTAAAACCGTTATTCCGAAAATGGCAACCGCTTATCTTTCCTGTCGCCTAGTCCCTAATCAAGTTCCCGAAAGGATAGGTAAGGCAGTAATTAACCACTTGTTGAAAGTGCTTCCGAAAGGTTTGAAAATGACAAGTGAGATTCGTGACGGTGCTTCTCTAGGTTGGCACAATACCGAAAATATTTCCGCAATTACTCAGAAACTATCCGGTATATACGAAAAACTTTTCGGAGCCCCCTGTAAGTATACACTTATGGGAGGAAGTATTCCGATTGCTTTGGATCTTGCCGCAAGTTCCAAAGCCAGACCGGTTATCTGCGGAGTATCTTTCAATCAAGACAATATCCACGCACCTAACGAAAAATTCAGCTTAAGCCAATTGCGTCGGGGATTTTTGAGCATTTGTATGTTACTCGAATCTGAAGTCGATTAA